Genomic DNA from Gemmatimonas sp. UBA7669:
ACGTATGGCTGCCACATGCCACCGGCGTCTCGGTCACCATGATGGGACGGGACACCGTGTCATTGGATGTCTCGGAACGCCCCATTGCCGGCGATCCGGTGACGGCCTTGCCGCAGTATCTCACGGTCAACGGCTCGAGCGCCGCTGGAACGGGCGAGGGCGAACTCGTTTTTGTCAACTTCGGGCTCATCGAAGACTATGCCACGCTCGACTCGCTTGGCGTCTCGGTGAAGGGCAAGGTGGTGCTGGCGCGCTATGGCCGCAGCTTCCGCGGCATCAAGGCCCGTGAAGCCGAGAAGCGTGGGGCGGTGGCGCTGCTGATCTACACCGACCCGCTCGATGACGGGTTCGTGCAGGGCGATGTCTATCCCGAAGGGCCCATGCGGCCGGTGTTTGGCGTGCAGCGCGGCAGTGTGTTCAACGGCACCGGTGATCCGCTCACGCCGGGCTATGCCAGCAAGCCCGGTGCACCGCGTCTCACGGTGGAGCAGACCAACTTGCCGCGCATTCCGGTGGTACCCATAGGCGCCGCCAACGCCCAGCAGCTGTTGGCTGGTGTGCGTGGCACCGACATTCCGCGCAGTTGGCAGGGCGGACTCGCACTGCGTTATCACGTGGGCCCGGGGCCGGTGCGCGTGAAGGTCAGCGTCACCACCGACGCGGCCACCGCCGGCACCAAGCAGATTCACAACACGCTGGGCTACCTGCGCGGCAGCGAATATCCCGAGCAGTATGTGTACATCGGCGCGCACCGCGACAGTTGGGGTGCCGGCGCGGCAGACAACATCAGCGGCACCGTGAGCGTGCTGGAGGCGGCGCAGGCACTCAGCGACATGGCCAAGCGCGGTGAACGGCCCAAGCGCACCATCGTCTTCGCGACCTGGGACGCGGAAGAGTGGGGCCTCATGGGCAGCACCGAGTATGTGGAAGATGACTCGCTGCGTCTCAAGCGCAGTGCCGTGGCCTATCTCAATCAGGACGTGTCGGCGCAGGGTTCACAGTTTGGTGGCGGTGGCACGCCCAGCATGCGTGCCATTCTGCGTGACGTGGTCAAAAGCGTTCCCGATCCGCGTGGGCGCGGCACCGTGTACGAAGCCTGGCGTCTTACCAGCGGAACACGGGCCGACACACTCGAACCGCCCATGGGCGATCCGGGCGGTGGCAGTGACTTTGCGGGCTTCTACAATCACTTCGGCATCCCCAACGCCGACTGGGGTTTTGGCGGCCCCTCCGGCATCTACCACTCGGCCTACGATACCTTTGCCTGGATGGAGAAGTTCGGTGACCCGGGCTTTCTGTACCACGCGACGGCGGCGCGCATTGGTGCGGCCTTTGCACTGCGTCTCGCCAACGCCGAGGTGCTGCCGTATGACTACGCCGAGTTTGCGCGCACCATGTCGCGCTATCTGGGTCCCGTCGAGCGTGGGCTGACGCAGAAGGGATGGAGCACGGCGCCGGTGGGTGAACTGGCCAAGGCCATTACCGGCATGGAACAGGCGGCACGCGCCTTCAACGACGCGCGTGACGCCGCGCTGGCCAAAGGCGTGACCAAGGCGCAGCGCGATGTCGTCAACACGCAGCTCATGCTGGTGGAACGGATCTTCGCTCGGGACTCGGGGCTCAAGAGCCGGCCGTGGTACCGCACGCTCATCTACGCGTCTGACGTGGACAACGGCTACTCGAGCATGGTCTTCCCCGGTGTCAACGAAGCCATTCGCTATGGCACGGCATCGGATACGCAGGCCGAAGTGACGGATCTGGTAACGCGCTTTGGCCAAGCGGCGTCGGCGCTCAAGACGGCGCAGGACGCGCTCAGCGCTGCCCCCAGGAAGTGAGCGGACTGGCCGTGTCGTCATCTGATCAGGCGCTGTGGTCGCGCCGGTACGCGCGGCAGGTCGTGCTCAAGGGCTTTGGGGCCGAGGCGCAGCAGCGCCTGCTCTCGGCCCGCGTGTGTGTGGTGGGTGTTGGGGGGTTGGGCTCGCCTGCGGCCATGTACCTCGCGGCCGCCGGCGTAGGGCAGCTCACGCTCATTGATGAAGACGTGGTGGATGAGAGCAACCTGCATCGGCAGCTGCTCTTCACCACGCCGGATGTGGGGCATCCCAAGCTCGAGGTGGCGGCGGCACGTTTGCGCGCCATCAATCCGGACGTGCAGGTGGTGCTGCACCATACGCGGCTCAACGCCGAGAACGCCGCGGCGCTCACGCGAAATCACGACGTGGTGCTCGACGCCACGGACAACTTCCCCACGCGCTATGCGCTCAACGATGCCTGTCTCGCGCATGGCATGCCGCTGGTGTACGGCAGTGTGGCGCGTTTCGAAGGGCAAGTGAGCGTGTTTGCTGCTCGAGGCGGGCCCTGCTATCGCTGCCTCTTTCCCGAGATGCCGGCGCCGGGCACTGTGCCCACCTGCGCCGAGGAAGGCGTGCTGGGTGTGGTGCCGGGCATCGTGGGGTTGATGCAGGCCACGGAAGTGATCAAGCTCATCACGCAGATCGGCGAGCCGCTGGTTGGTCAGTTGCTGCTGATGGACTTGCTCACACACGATCAGCAGCGCATTGGTATTGCCCGTCGCGCCGGATGTGCGGCCTGTGGTTCGGCGGCTGCCGCGCCGTCCCATCGTTCTCCCACTTCATCCACTTCCAGGCCCATGGTACAACAGCTCACCCCCGCTGAAGTGGCGGCACTGCTTGCGGGTCCCAATCCCCCGGTTCTCGTGGATGTACGTGAGGCCTGGGAGGTGGAAACGGCACAGGTTGCAGGCAGCGCCCATCTGCCGCTCAACACGCTGCCGCAGCAGGTGGCTTCACTCAACCCGTCGCGCACCTACGCCCTGCTGTGTCATCACGGCATGCGCAGTGAGATGGCGGCCAACTGGCTGGCGCAGCAGGGCTTCACGTCGCTCATCAATGTGCAGGGCGGCATTGATGCCTGGAGTCTCACCGTGGATCCCGGCATTCCGCGCTACTGATGCCAATGCGTGAGGTGGGCGCGGCCGCCTTGGCGCTCGTCTCTGCCGGCGTGTGGTGGATCTGGACCTGGCGAAAGCGCGTGGCATCACATTTCGAAGCGAGTGATGCGTCGCGGCGACCGCTCGATGCGCAGGGTGTGGTGCGCGGCGCAGAGGCGCTGCATCTCAAGGCGGACACCGACCGCGCCGTGCTGGTGCTGCATGGTTTCAACGATACGCCGCAGTCCATGGGCCACCTGGCGCGGCGATTGCACGCGGCGGGTTACACGGTCCTGGTGCCGCGACTGCCCGGTCATGGGCGTGCACTGCGTGACATGGCGCGGGAGGCGCACGCGTCGGCGTGGCTGACGCACGTGCGTGCGTGTCATGCCGAGCTGCGGGCGCGGCATGCGCGCGTGTATCTCTGCGGGCAGAGCATGGGTGGTGCGCTGGCGGTGTTGCAGGCCGTGGCGCATCCGGACACGCCGGCGCTGGCGTTGCTGGCACCTTTTCTCGGCATGCCGGACGCCTTGCAGTGGCAGGCGCGTTTGTCGGCGTTCTCACCGGCTCCGTACTTCCGCAGCACGGGTGGTGAGCGCTCCATTCACGATCCTGACGCTCGCCGTCAGGCGCTGGGGCCGGGCATTGTCACCTCGCGCATGCTGCGCGGACTTCGGCAGGTGGCGCTGCTTGCCGAGCGGGTGTTGGGGCAGGTGACGGTACCCACGCTGTATCTGCAATCGCGTCATGACAACCGCATTGAGTTTGCGCGCGCTGAGCGCTGCTTTGGTGCGCTTGCCGTGTCGGACAAGTCCGCGCGGTGGCTCGAGGGGTCGGGGCACATTGTTTCGGCCGACTACGAGCGGGATCTCGTGGCGGATGCCGTGATCGATTGGTTTGCGCGGCATCCGTGAGATCGTGTGACTGATTATCGCGGATTTCGCGGATTGCAGCGGAAACCACAGGATGTCGCGTTGCCTGGTACTGGCTCCGGTGTGGCGGCTGAGCTGTTGACGATCTGAGGGTGGCCACGAGTGCCGGTGGCACGGACGGATCGTTGAACTGCTTTGACGCGGATTGCGCGGATGTGGCGGAAACGGCACGGATCAACTGCGGTCAATGTTATTCATCCGTGTTGTTTCCGCTTCATCCGTGTCATCCGCGACAAGGTTTTTGAAAAGGACTGCGGCTGACACCATTGCTGCTGGCTGGCTCTGGAGCAGCGGCTGGACGCCGGATGCTGGACGCCGGATGCTGGACGCCGGATGCTGGACGCCACATGCTGGACCAGTGGGTCCACTTTGCCGTCTCATCTCATCCGTAGTTCACCGGAGGTGGGACCGAGCGGGACAGGGTGGCGCCACCCGGTGCCGACGCTAGGTTTCCAAGGCTGTCCCTCGCGATGTGTGCGAGGCGACAGCGTTCGACCACGTACTGGAGTATCGATGCCCGAGTTCGGAAGCTGGGGAAGCGACTGGTGGAAGCCGGTCGTGTTCGTGTTGGTGGCGGGTCACCTGACCAATATCTGCGTCACGCTGTTCCTGCATCGCGCGCAGACGCACCGCGGGGTGCAGTTCCATAGCTTGGTGGAAGTGCCCATGCGCGTGTGGCTGTGGCTCACCACCGCAATCAAGACCAAAGAGTGGGTGGCTTGCCATCGCAAGCACCACGCCTATGCCGATCGCGAAGGCGATCCGCACAGCCCGGTGGTGGAAGGCCTGCGCAACATTCTGCTCAAGGGGGCCTTCTACTATCGCGAGGCCGTGCGTCAGCCCGGCATGCTCGACAAGTATGGCAAGGGCACGCCCGACGACTGGATGGAGCGTCACCTGCTCGACAAGCGCTCCAACATCGGCATCTTCTTCATGCTGGCCATCAACATATGGTTGTTTGGCTGGTTCATCGGCCCGGTGGTGTGGGGCATCCAGATGATCTGGATTCCCTTCTGGGCGGCCGGCGTCATCAACGGTATCGGCCACGCCCTGGGCTACCGCAACCATGATGTGAAGGACGAGAGCCGCAACATCTCGCCCTTCGGCATCATCATCGCGGGTGAAGAACTGCACAACAACCACCACGCCGATCCGCACAGCGCGAAGTTCGCGCATCGCTGGTTCGAGTTCGACATCGGCTGGATGTACATCAAGCTGCTCTCGCTCTTCGGACTCGCCGAAGTGAAGTACGCCCGCGAGGGTGTGCACGCCCGCATCACGGAGTGAGCATGGCCGACGTGACCTGCACCCGCTGCAGCACCACGCGTGAAGGCTTCGAACGCCCGCCGTTTCCCGGCGCCATTGGCGCACGCATCGTGACCGAGATCTGCAAGGACTGCTGGGGCCAGTGGCTCAAGCAGCAGACCATGCTCATCAATCACTACGGGCTCAATGTCATGGACCCGCAGGCGCGCACGTTTCTGACGCGCAACATGGACGCCTTCCTCTTCAAGAGTGGGCAGCAGGAAGACGTGGACACCACCAAGCAGGGCACCATCAACTGGTGATGGCGCGCTGCAGGCCACGCGCAGGCGAAACACAAACGCCCCGACCATACCGGTCGGGGCGTTTTGCGTGTGAATGAAAGACGCGGTCAGTTGACGCCGGCGATGTAGCGGGCCAGACGGCCGCACTCCGCACACTTGAGCGTCACGTGGGAATTGGGTGGCGGCGGATGCGCCATGGGGTCACGGTCAATGGTACCGGAGCACGAGGGACAGCTCAGGGGCAATCCAGTGCGGTCAGCGGCGATGAGATGCAGCGCCTGCGCAGGATTGTACGTGTTCGGTCGTGGCTTTCGCATCACGCCTCCTCACTTTGAGTGCGATGGCCGGGTGGGAGTGGCCAACACCGGAACCTAAATATTCCAGGTCCCAATGGGTACCGGGCCTTGCAAATTTGTGGTCCGGTGTAACCGGTCATGAAGTCCACATCGGTTAGTCCAATTGACTTCCCGTCGAGAATTTGGCCCCGGGTCCAATCTCCGACTCGCAAACTGAAGCATTTGGGTGCACTCTTGCGTACGGAGCCCGAACAATCGACTGTTGGAAATATGCCCACCACCCATCCCCACTCCGACGCCCCCCACCCCGAAGCGCATCAGCCGGACGTCGATGAAACCACGGCCGCGGCGCTGCGGCTCTGGGTCATCATGTCCCGTGCGCAGGCGGCGGTTTCCGATCTCGCGTCGGCCGACGTGGCTCGGCACGGCCTGACGCTGGCCGAGTTCGGCATCATTGAGGCCCTGTATCACCGGGGGCCGATGCTGCTCGGTGAGGTGCAGAAGCGCATTCTCGTCTCGAGTGGGGGCATCACCTTTCTGGTGGACCGGCTCGTGGCCAAGGGCCTGGTGGAGCGTCGCACCTGCGAAAGCGACCGGCGGGCCCGCTACGCGGCGCTCACCGCCAAGGGTGAGGAGCTGGTGCATGAGATCTTCCCGGCCCATGCAGCGGTCATTACGCGCGCCATGGCGGGCATTCCCACTGAGGACCAGCAGCACGTGGCGGACATGCTGCGGGACGTGGGGCGTCACGCTGCCAACCTGCCGCCAGCGGACTGATGTGCACTGACCTGCACTGACGTGGACTGACACCTGCCGGCTGGTAAGCCGACCGGCGGGACAAGGGGGCCCTTGACGGGCCCTCTTTGTTGTGTATAATACTCAGTAGTAAGACAACGGCACGCCAACATATTTGCGGTGACCCGTTGCTCCTCCACCTTCGGCTCCTGAGGATTTCATCATGCAGTGGACTATCGACCTCGCGCACAGCCAGATCCAGTTCTCCGTCAAGCACATGGGCATTTCGACCGTCCGTGGCACCTTCGATCAGTTCGAAGGCAGCATCACCGAAGAGGGTGGTGTGGTGCAGAACGTGACGGTAGACATCGACCTCGCCTCGCTCAACACCGGCAGCGGCCAGCGCGACGGCCACCTCAAGAGCGCCGATTTCTTCGACGTGGAGAACCACCCCAAGGCGTCGTTCGTACTCACGCAGTTCGAGCGCTCGGGTGATGACGTGACGGCCACGGGCAACCTCACCATTCGTGGTGTGACCAAGCCCGTCACGCTCAAGGGCGAGATTGGTGGTCCGGCCAAGGATCCCTGGGGCAACGAAAAGGTGTCGGCGTCGCTCGAGACCAAGATCAACCGCAAGGAGTGGGGTCTGGTGTGGAACGTGGCCCTCGAGGCCGGTGGCGTGCTGGTGAGCGAAGACGTGAAGCTGACCATCGAAGTGCAGGCGCAGCCGGCGGCCGTGCCGGCCGCGGTCTGATTCACCGCACCCGGCGCACACAACCGCGCTGCATCGCAGGAGCCGCAACAACAAACCGCCTCCTCACCACTGGGTGAGGAGGCGGTTTGGTTTTCATCGTGTGGCGCGGCGAACTACGGCTTCCACTCCGCCACAAAGAGGTTCGTCTCCCCCTCCTTGGTCGCGCCACGATTGCTCGCGAAGATCAGCTTCGAACCGTCGGGGCTGAACATGGGGAAGCCATCGAACTCGGGATTGAAGGTGATCTGCTGCAGGTCGCTGCCATCGAGCTTGACCGTGTAAAGATCGAAGTTGCGGCTGCGGGGATTCTGGTGATTGCTCGAGAAAATGATGCGCTGTCCATCGGGCGTCCACGACGGTCCGAAGTTGGCACCACCCAGCTTGGTGATCTGCCGCTGCTCGCTGCCATCGGCGTTCATGACCCAGAGCTCCATCTTGTTGGGGCGGATCATGTTCTTGGCGAGGAGATCCTGGTACGCCTTGAGGTCCTGCTCGTTGTCGTAGTGCCAGGCGCGGTACACGATCTTCGTGCCATCGGGCGACCACCACGGACCACCGTCGTAACCCGGTGTGGTGGTGAGGCGCTTCACGTCCGTGCCATCGACATTCATGGTGTAAATGTCGAGGTCCCCGTCCTTGAGGCTCGTGAAGACGATGCGCTTGCCATCGGGCGAGAGCACGCCTTCCGCCGTGTAGACGCCGTAGTTGGTGAGGCGCTGCAGGTCCGAGCCGTCACGATTGACGGTGTAGATGTCGTACTTGTCGATGCCCCACACGTAGCCGTTGGACGGGTCCGGGCGCGGCGGGCAGGCGCTGTCGGCGTGATGCGTGGCCGCGAAGAACAGGCGGTTGCCGCCGGGCAGGAACCAGCCGCAGGTAGTCTTGCCACCCACACTCACCTTGGTGAGCTCGCTGCCGTCGGCCTTCATGGTGTACTGCTGATCGCAGCTGCGGCCGTCGCGTGTGCTCTGGAACGTGATGTACTGGCCATCGGCGCTCCAGTACGCCTCGGCGTTCTCGCCGCCGTCGGTGAGCTGGGTGAGCGCGCCGAAGTGGGCTTCGGACGAGTCGGCGGCAATCACCTTGCCGATGGCCGCGCTGGCTGGAGCGGCGCTGTCGGCCGCCGGCGCGTCTGCCTTGGGCCCACAGGCTGCGAGGGTCAGGGCGGACAGCGTGAACGCCGCCGTCAGCCCGGTGCGGAAATTGGGAGAGGGGATCATGGGCCGAAGCCTAGGTGCAAATACGGGGGGCGACCATTGGGGGAAATACGAATAATTCCGACAATCCGAGTCGGGTTTGTGGCTCGACGGCCGGTTCTCATTGATCGGCAAATTCCCTGAACAGCTCACGCAGAGACGCGGAGNNNNNNNNNNNNNNNNNNCTCCGCGTCTCTGCGTGAGCTGTTGAACGAACTCTGTCAAAGAAAATGGCAGAAGGCCCGCACCGGACTGTCCGATGCGGGCCTTCCCTCAGTGAAACCGAGCGGCCTTACTGGCCCGAGCGTGCCTTGGTGACGGCGGGAGCCGCCGCGGCCGCCGCAAAGATCTCGCGCTGGGTCGTGCCCTTGCGCATGAGCTCCATGGCGCGGCGGAGCTGGTTGTCGTCCTTGAGACCACGGCGCAGCAC
This window encodes:
- a CDS encoding M20/M25/M40 family metallo-hydrolase; this encodes MLHVPRLPEILDVMCRRLPTHAVALVLGSLVTTAADAQQPSPRMPAITGFSPAASLSQRQLEQMAIAGPLPARARSHAQELSKEPHVAGTPAQKRTADYVIAQMKAMGLQTELRSYDVWLPHATGVSVTMMGRDTVSLDVSERPIAGDPVTALPQYLTVNGSSAAGTGEGELVFVNFGLIEDYATLDSLGVSVKGKVVLARYGRSFRGIKAREAEKRGAVALLIYTDPLDDGFVQGDVYPEGPMRPVFGVQRGSVFNGTGDPLTPGYASKPGAPRLTVEQTNLPRIPVVPIGAANAQQLLAGVRGTDIPRSWQGGLALRYHVGPGPVRVKVSVTTDAATAGTKQIHNTLGYLRGSEYPEQYVYIGAHRDSWGAGAADNISGTVSVLEAAQALSDMAKRGERPKRTIVFATWDAEEWGLMGSTEYVEDDSLRLKRSAVAYLNQDVSAQGSQFGGGGTPSMRAILRDVVKSVPDPRGRGTVYEAWRLTSGTRADTLEPPMGDPGGGSDFAGFYNHFGIPNADWGFGGPSGIYHSAYDTFAWMEKFGDPGFLYHATAARIGAAFALRLANAEVLPYDYAEFARTMSRYLGPVERGLTQKGWSTAPVGELAKAITGMEQAARAFNDARDAALAKGVTKAQRDVVNTQLMLVERIFARDSGLKSRPWYRTLIYASDVDNGYSSMVFPGVNEAIRYGTASDTQAEVTDLVTRFGQAASALKTAQDALSAAPRK
- a CDS encoding HesA/MoeB/ThiF family protein, which gives rise to MSSSDQALWSRRYARQVVLKGFGAEAQQRLLSARVCVVGVGGLGSPAAMYLAAAGVGQLTLIDEDVVDESNLHRQLLFTTPDVGHPKLEVAAARLRAINPDVQVVLHHTRLNAENAAALTRNHDVVLDATDNFPTRYALNDACLAHGMPLVYGSVARFEGQVSVFAARGGPCYRCLFPEMPAPGTVPTCAEEGVLGVVPGIVGLMQATEVIKLITQIGEPLVGQLLLMDLLTHDQQRIGIARRAGCAACGSAAAAPSHRSPTSSTSRPMVQQLTPAEVAALLAGPNPPVLVDVREAWEVETAQVAGSAHLPLNTLPQQVASLNPSRTYALLCHHGMRSEMAANWLAQQGFTSLINVQGGIDAWSLTVDPGIPRY
- a CDS encoding alpha/beta hydrolase, with the translated sequence MPMREVGAAALALVSAGVWWIWTWRKRVASHFEASDASRRPLDAQGVVRGAEALHLKADTDRAVLVLHGFNDTPQSMGHLARRLHAAGYTVLVPRLPGHGRALRDMAREAHASAWLTHVRACHAELRARHARVYLCGQSMGGALAVLQAVAHPDTPALALLAPFLGMPDALQWQARLSAFSPAPYFRSTGGERSIHDPDARRQALGPGIVTSRMLRGLRQVALLAERVLGQVTVPTLYLQSRHDNRIEFARAERCFGALAVSDKSARWLEGSGHIVSADYERDLVADAVIDWFARHP
- a CDS encoding acyl-CoA desaturase, with amino-acid sequence MPEFGSWGSDWWKPVVFVLVAGHLTNICVTLFLHRAQTHRGVQFHSLVEVPMRVWLWLTTAIKTKEWVACHRKHHAYADREGDPHSPVVEGLRNILLKGAFYYREAVRQPGMLDKYGKGTPDDWMERHLLDKRSNIGIFFMLAINIWLFGWFIGPVVWGIQMIWIPFWAAGVINGIGHALGYRNHDVKDESRNISPFGIIIAGEELHNNHHADPHSAKFAHRWFEFDIGWMYIKLLSLFGLAEVKYAREGVHARITE
- a CDS encoding oxidative damage protection protein, with the protein product MADVTCTRCSTTREGFERPPFPGAIGARIVTEICKDCWGQWLKQQTMLINHYGLNVMDPQARTFLTRNMDAFLFKSGQQEDVDTTKQGTINW
- a CDS encoding MarR family winged helix-turn-helix transcriptional regulator → MPTTHPHSDAPHPEAHQPDVDETTAAALRLWVIMSRAQAAVSDLASADVARHGLTLAEFGIIEALYHRGPMLLGEVQKRILVSSGGITFLVDRLVAKGLVERRTCESDRRARYAALTAKGEELVHEIFPAHAAVITRAMAGIPTEDQQHVADMLRDVGRHAANLPPAD
- a CDS encoding YceI family protein; translation: MQWTIDLAHSQIQFSVKHMGISTVRGTFDQFEGSITEEGGVVQNVTVDIDLASLNTGSGQRDGHLKSADFFDVENHPKASFVLTQFERSGDDVTATGNLTIRGVTKPVTLKGEIGGPAKDPWGNEKVSASLETKINRKEWGLVWNVALEAGGVLVSEDVKLTIEVQAQPAAVPAAV